The Bacillus sp. Marseille-Q1617 genome has a segment encoding these proteins:
- a CDS encoding metal-dependent hydrolase, with protein MNGTAHMAAGAAAGFITANSMGSDLSTTAILVTVGGIAGLMPDMDIDGKLSNKVTFSPRMIRAVAQVIGFMMMVYSFLEEQGREQWIGIGYGIGILLLSTVITQRRMLTFTGIGVTAAGWHLSETWIWLLGIYIVIASLVSHRSYTHSLLGLTFFGFIAKYFESSLMIEGIFEACMLGYASHLVGDMKFLPFNKRGVKLFLPFTTKEI; from the coding sequence GTGAACGGTACAGCACATATGGCCGCGGGAGCAGCGGCAGGATTTATTACAGCCAATTCAATGGGATCAGACTTAAGCACGACTGCCATACTTGTTACAGTCGGTGGAATTGCCGGTCTGATGCCAGATATGGATATTGATGGCAAGCTTAGTAATAAGGTGACATTTTCACCGAGGATGATTCGGGCGGTGGCACAGGTAATTGGTTTTATGATGATGGTTTACAGTTTCCTGGAAGAGCAAGGAAGGGAACAATGGATCGGTATAGGGTACGGTATCGGTATTTTACTGCTTTCCACCGTGATTACTCAGAGGAGGATGCTGACCTTTACGGGAATCGGGGTGACGGCAGCAGGCTGGCACCTTAGTGAAACCTGGATATGGCTGCTTGGAATTTACATCGTAATCGCTTCACTTGTTTCACACCGGAGTTATACTCACTCTCTGCTGGGTTTGACTTTTTTTGGATTCATCGCAAAATACTTTGAGTCTTCACTGATGATTGAGGGCATTTTTGAAGCGTGCATGCTGGGATATGCCAGCCACTTAGTCGGGGATATGAAATTCCTTCCTTTCAATAAAAGAGGCGTCAAATTATTTCTGCCATTTACAACGAAAGAAATATAA
- a CDS encoding tryptophan--tRNA ligase produces the protein MKKQVLTGIKPTGRVHLGNYIGAIKPALELAENELYQPAYFVADYHGLTKIHDREEMNQLSRGIAATWLALGLDPEKAIFYRQSDVPEIFELSWILACFSPKGLMNRAHAYKSIVEENHHSGREADTGVNMGLFTYPILMAADILLFQAEIVPVGKDQIQHVEIARDIAESFNHTYGETFTLPQYVIEKETAVLPGLDGRKMSKSYNNTIPLFEEPKKLQKLINKIKTDSSPPEAPKDPDDSIIFSLYKEFATEVQTQEMRSRFLTGIGWGEAKKELFKVMNVHLEEPREKYNELMASPDKLNEMLLHGAEKARKKTRPFLEEVKMKIGIIHS, from the coding sequence ATGAAAAAGCAAGTGTTGACCGGAATCAAACCAACAGGCAGGGTGCACCTGGGGAATTATATCGGTGCCATAAAACCCGCTCTTGAGCTGGCCGAAAATGAATTATACCAGCCTGCATATTTTGTAGCGGATTATCATGGACTTACGAAGATACATGACAGAGAGGAAATGAACCAGCTCAGCAGGGGCATTGCAGCAACTTGGTTAGCGTTGGGGCTTGATCCGGAAAAAGCAATCTTTTACAGGCAATCAGATGTTCCGGAGATTTTTGAATTAAGCTGGATTTTAGCCTGTTTCTCACCAAAAGGATTGATGAACCGCGCACATGCCTATAAATCCATTGTCGAGGAAAATCATCACTCAGGGAGAGAAGCAGATACAGGGGTAAATATGGGGTTATTTACGTATCCGATCTTGATGGCTGCGGATATTCTTCTTTTTCAAGCTGAAATTGTTCCGGTTGGTAAGGATCAAATCCAGCATGTTGAAATCGCAAGGGATATCGCTGAAAGCTTTAATCATACCTACGGGGAAACATTCACACTGCCTCAGTATGTCATCGAAAAAGAAACCGCAGTACTCCCCGGATTGGATGGACGTAAAATGAGTAAAAGCTATAATAATACCATTCCATTATTCGAAGAACCGAAAAAGCTCCAAAAACTGATCAATAAGATCAAGACAGATTCCAGTCCGCCTGAAGCGCCGAAGGATCCGGATGATTCCATCATTTTTTCGTTATATAAAGAATTTGCAACAGAAGTTCAAACACAAGAAATGAGAAGTCGCTTCCTAACCGGGATCGGCTGGGGTGAAGCCAAGAAAGAGCTTTTTAAAGTCATGAATGTACATTTAGAAGAACCGCGTGAAAAATATAATGAGTTGATGGCATCCCCTGATAAGCTTAATGAAATGTTATTGCATGGTGCGGAAAAAGCAAGAAAGAAAACCAGACCTTTCTTAGAAGAAGTCAAAATGAAAATCGGGATCATCCACTCTTAA
- a CDS encoding zinc-dependent alcohol dehydrogenase, producing the protein MKGVTFQGKEKMVVKEVETPDIQENTDMIVRITASGICGSDLHLYHGGIEPEQDYVVGHEPMGIVEEVGSEVKSLKKGDRVVIPFNIGCGECFFCKNQMESQCDDSNPHGEIGGLFGFTEMMGGYPGGQAEYLRVPYADFTSFKVPETSNLDDESVLFLSDVIPTAYWSVENSGVKEGDTVIVLGSGPIGLMAQKFAKLKGAERVIAVDQVEHRLSHAKRTNSAEIYNFKETPDIGSVLHEYTKGGADVVIDCVGMDGTVAPDETFGSEFDNQFGTISPIKTASQAVRKFGTVQLTGVYGTEANRFPLGDFFSRNVSIKMGQAPVIHLMPKLYDMIENNEFDPTDIITHRLPLEEAAKGYDIFDKKEDGNIKVILKP; encoded by the coding sequence ATGAAGGGCGTGACTTTCCAAGGAAAAGAAAAAATGGTGGTCAAAGAAGTTGAAACTCCCGATATTCAAGAAAATACAGACATGATCGTGAGAATCACTGCAAGTGGTATCTGTGGTTCTGACCTTCACCTTTACCACGGCGGAATCGAACCGGAACAAGATTATGTAGTGGGGCATGAGCCAATGGGAATTGTCGAAGAAGTAGGGTCGGAAGTAAAAAGTCTGAAAAAAGGGGACCGTGTCGTCATTCCATTCAATATTGGCTGCGGGGAATGTTTTTTCTGCAAGAACCAGATGGAAAGTCAGTGTGACGATTCCAACCCACATGGAGAAATTGGAGGTCTATTTGGATTTACTGAAATGATGGGAGGCTACCCAGGCGGACAGGCAGAATATCTACGAGTGCCCTATGCGGACTTTACTTCATTTAAAGTACCTGAGACCAGTAACCTTGACGACGAAAGTGTCCTCTTCCTTTCGGATGTCATTCCGACGGCTTATTGGAGCGTTGAAAACAGCGGAGTAAAAGAAGGGGATACGGTCATTGTTCTTGGGAGCGGTCCGATCGGACTGATGGCTCAGAAGTTCGCCAAGTTAAAAGGGGCCGAGCGCGTCATTGCTGTCGATCAGGTTGAGCACCGTCTAAGTCATGCTAAACGTACAAACAGTGCTGAAATCTATAATTTCAAAGAGACCCCGGACATCGGCTCTGTCCTCCACGAATATACCAAAGGGGGTGCTGATGTGGTCATCGACTGTGTAGGAATGGATGGGACCGTCGCTCCTGATGAGACGTTCGGATCTGAATTTGATAATCAATTCGGAACCATCTCCCCTATTAAAACCGCATCGCAGGCAGTAAGGAAATTCGGGACGGTGCAATTGACAGGTGTATATGGCACTGAGGCAAATCGTTTTCCATTAGGGGATTTCTTCAGTAGAAATGTCTCTATCAAAATGGGGCAAGCTCCAGTCATACACCTTATGCCTAAGTTGTATGACATGATAGAAAACAACGAGTTTGATCCAACGGATATCATCACTCATCGTTTACCTCTTGAAGAGGCTGCAAAGGGTTATGATATTTTCGATAAGAAAGAAGACGGAAATATTAAGGTGATTTTAAAACCATAG